CGCACGTTTTTGGGGATTTGAAGTTTGAGACTCCGCAAGAGGTGATGAAGGAGTGGGAGAAGAGGAAGTTGGTCGAGAAGGGACACAAAGATCGAAAGAGCGCAGTGGATGGGATTCCCGAGACGCTTCCCTTGATTGCACGCGCTCAAAAACTGATCAGCAAGATTCTGCGTAAGCACTCCGCTTTTTTCTCATCTGCAACACAGAAGCCAGAAACTCCAGAAGAGGAGATTTCTCAAGAACTCACACAGCTTCTCTGCAAAGCGCACAACAAGGGCGTTGATCTAGAAAGCGCGCTCAGACGAACGATTGCGCAACATGAAAAAGAGTTTCGAGCGTGGGAAAAAACTGCTGTTTTTTAATTTGAACCGTTCTTACACTCACCAGTTATGTCTAAGACTTTTGCATACACTTGTGCGCTTTCGCTACTGGGATCTGCATCGCTTTCTGCACACGACGACTTAGGAATTGGCTACCACTGGTCTCTTCTCACAGAATTTGTCTACATGCAGAGATCGGAGCTGCACAGCCACTCGATTGTAGATAAGTACACGCCAAATCAGTCTTGTCCCTGTGATGAGAGAAGCGTGATGAATACAAAAGACCTTCTTCACGACTTCGATTTTGAGCCAGGGTTTCGAGTAGGTCTCTCTTATCAACCAGACGACCGCTGGACGCTGGAGGGCAACTATCTCTATCTCAATGAGTGGGAAGGAGACGATACACATCATGGCAATGGAACGCTGAGTTTTCCAAGTTATTTAGGGGTCGATGGTTTTAATGCTGCCGACCGAGCTGAAGGCAACTATAGATCGCGCTTCTGGAATGCAGAGCTCAATATCTGGACACACGTCACACCGCGTAAAGTCGATGCCTACTCTTATTCTTGGGTAGTTGGCCTGCGCTACATCAACTTAAGAGAGATCTTTGATATCGCTTTCTTTACCGACTTTTTTTTAGGTGAAGATAAGAGCATATATAGTTCGCATGTGCACAACCATCTTGGCGGTCCTCAGATCGGGGGGTGTTTAGAGTGGAATGCAACGCATCAGCTCACATGGATGTTTTCTGCAAAGTTTGGCCCCATGGCAGATCGCGTCTGGCAGAAGACCTACGTTGCTGCAGACAATAACACAAATGTCCTCCGCAACTTTACCAAACACAGCTGGACTGCAGCTTTTCTTGCAGATGTTGCAGCCTCTGCACATTTTCAGGTGACCTCTCACTTCAATGTTCATGCAGGCTATGAGATGATCTACCTCACTGGAGTGGCCCTTGCACCAGAACAGAGCCAGCGTCAGCACCACCATGTTCGCAAAGAAGTTAACTCGCACGGCAACGCCCTGCATCATGGGCTATTCGCCGGATTAATCATCAGTTTCTAAAGCCTCAAAATTATGCGTTTTTCTCATCTAATAGTTTTCGTTTGTCTCGGTTTTCTATGCATGGGAGCGGCGCCCAAGTATAAAGATCGCACGCCGAGCGCCCCTTATATTACAGGAGATGGATTCAGGCTGCACTGTAAGTTCATCATAGAGAAAGGTCGCCATGAGCTTGACTGTTCTGAAGTGAAAGAGGGGGATACGATCTTTGTTCAAACCGAGTACCTCTGGCGTTTCTTTCAAGAGTTACATCCTCGAATCAGAAAGCGATATATTCTAGTAACTCACAATAGTGACATTGCAATTCCAGGCCCTTTTGTTCCCTACTTGCTTCATCCTAAAATTATCGCTTGGTTTGGACAGAATGTGGAGGGCTACTGCCATCCGAAATTGCATCCCATTCCCATTGGTTTAGAAAACAGACAATATAGCAATGGCGATCCAAAAGTAATGGATGCCGCCTCTGAGAAGTTCTTCTCCGTGCCCAAAACAGTGCTTCTTTATAACAACTTCTCTCTTCACACCTTTCCTACAGAAAGGGGTAAGGTCTATGAGATTTTTAAAGACAAACCCTATTGCGTGACTGCATCGCGCAAACCCTACATAGAATATCTTAGAGATCTTGCAGGATCGAAATTTGTACTTTGCCCAAGAGGCAATGGTCTAGATTGTCACAGAGTGTGGGAGTCTCTATACATGGGAGCAATTCCTGTTGTAAAAAGCTCTGCATCAGATAGTCTTTTCGACAACTTGCCTGTACTTATTATTGATGATTGGAACCAGCTTACAGAGGAGTTTCTTCATCAGAAATATGAAGAGTTCTCTTCAAAAGAGTATGCTTTTGACAATCTAACTCTGGGATACTGGCTGAAGATGATCGATAAAGAAAAAGCCGGAGAAATCTCAAGACACAGAACTTAAGCTCTTAAGGCTGCTACCTTCCGGTCCTGACCTGGTTCGAGCGGCTCTATTTCTCGAGCTCCCCGGCAAAAATGGAGCCCTATTCTACCATAAAAACAGAAAGTTAGAAGCTAAAAAAATCTTTATTTACACAGAGATCACAGAGACACAGAGAAAGAGGAGGGAGAGAAAAATTGCCGCGGAGCGGCAGAGCATCTATCTTTTCTGCGGAGAGCAGAAAAGATAATCTTCTTCTCTTTCTCCGTGCCTCTGTGATCTCTGTGTAAAATCCCCTTCCTCTGTCTTCTTCTACCTATTTTGTCTTATCTACTTTCGCTCCTGGAGCTGGCAGATTGCGCGTCTTCTCAATCTTTGTTTCAGGGAAGAAGGTTGAGAGGATCTTCGGTGCCTTCTCTCCTTTTTCAGCCATCTTATTAGCTGTGTAGAGGCAGAGGCCAACGCCAGGTCCATCACCGTAGCCAGTGAAGACGATCGAATCGCCCTTCATGCTAACTGTGAAGTCGCTGCTGCGGATCTTCTTTTCGCCGAGCTTCTTTTGGAAGGCGATAAAATCTAAAGTTCTCGCCTGGTCGCCGTCGATGATGCGGACACCGTAGACTTTAGCAGACGCCTTGTCGACGAAGAGATCAAGCGAGGAGATCGCCTTCAAGTCTAGACTCTTTGCCATCTCTTTTTTAGATATGGTATGGGTCCAGCGGAGCTGCTCCTTTTCGCTTTGAGCCATAGGAATCTCGACTCCTTTTGGAGCGTTGATATTCTTTCTATATAGAGCGGTGAAGTCTGCTGTTTTACCAGCGCAGTTTCTCGTCCAAGCTGTTGCAAATGGAGCATCTTTATAAGTCATGATCACATGACGGGTGTTGTCGATTGCGCGATCTACCATGAGGTTTTGCAGAGTCGCGCCATAACCTTGATAGCCCACATCTTTAGCTTCAACGTGCCACTTTGCATAAGGAGATCTGCTCACGAGAAAATAGCCCATGGTGCGAGCTGCGACAGCCACCGCTTCCATCGTCTCTTCTTCCACCTCGTCGGAGAATTGAGTATTCAAAGTCGATTTGAGGTAGGTCTCCATGTCGGTCTCGTTGATAACAAGGAACTTTCCATTGACGTTATAGATCTCGATGCAGCCTCGGTATTGCGTGCCATTCAAGACGATTGTTGTTTCAATGTCTGAGGGAACAATGCGTATTTGAGAAGCGCCATTCATCGAGTGGCCCCACTTGAGACCTTTCGCATCATAGGTCACAAAATCTCGTTTAGGGTTAGATCCAGAAGAGACTCGGAATCCGCTCTTCGCATCGTAAACCATATAAGGCCCCTTTACTTCTAGAAGGGGGCTGTTCTCGCCCTTGTCGAGCAGAACTTTGATCGTAGTGGGTTTATCAAATTGCGAAGGGTCGGCTTCAAACCGCTCGTATTTCATGGTAGCTTCAAGCGAAAGACCGCTTAAGCAGAATGTCGTGGCAACTAGTAGTGATGAAACGATTTTCATGTTGTTTCTCCGTCGGAAATTTTCTGAGGGACTCTCCCTCGTAGATGTTGATAGGCGAGCGAAGTGGCTTCGCGTCCCCTGGGTGTACGTTTAATAAAACCTTGTAAAATCAAATAGGGCTCATAGACCTCTTCAAGAGTAGACTCCTCTTCGCCGACAGCGACAGAAAGAGTCTTTACTCCCACAGGCCCGCCCTCATAGTGGTCGATGATAACGCTCAAGATCTTCTTGTCCATCTCATCCAGACCCCTCTGATCGATCGCGAGCATCTCAAGGGCTTCGCATGCTGTATTACTATCGATGCTCTTTCGATTCTTCATCTGGGCGAAGTCTCTTACCCATCTCAGCAGATGGTTAACAATCCGAGGCGTTCCTCGAGCTCTGCGAGATATCTCAAGAGCTCCTTCGCCATCAATCTCAATGTTGAGGATCCGCGCTGTACGGATTACAATTTCTTTAAGGACCTGCGGTTCATAATAGTCGAGTCTGCATGTAAAAGCAAATCGGGATCGCATCGGAGAGCTTAAAAGTCCGCTGCGAGTCGTTGCCCCC
Above is a genomic segment from Chlamydiales bacterium containing:
- a CDS encoding MazG family protein, translating into MDAFDELLKIAEKLNGPDGCPWDRTQTFFSLQPYLLEEVHEVIEAVDSKDDEKTIEELGDLFYTVIFYCKVAQKDKKFSIQDVIKAVQAKLIHRHPHVFGDLKFETPQEVMKEWEKRKLVEKGHKDRKSAVDGIPETLPLIARAQKLISKILRKHSAFFSSATQKPETPEEEISQELTQLLCKAHNKGVDLESALRRTIAQHEKEFRAWEKTAVF
- a CDS encoding SpoIID/LytB domain-containing protein, translating into MKIVSSLLVATTFCLSGLSLEATMKYERFEADPSQFDKPTTIKVLLDKGENSPLLEVKGPYMVYDAKSGFRVSSGSNPKRDFVTYDAKGLKWGHSMNGASQIRIVPSDIETTIVLNGTQYRGCIEIYNVNGKFLVINETDMETYLKSTLNTQFSDEVEEETMEAVAVAARTMGYFLVSRSPYAKWHVEAKDVGYQGYGATLQNLMVDRAIDNTRHVIMTYKDAPFATAWTRNCAGKTADFTALYRKNINAPKGVEIPMAQSEKEQLRWTHTISKKEMAKSLDLKAISSLDLFVDKASAKVYGVRIIDGDQARTLDFIAFQKKLGEKKIRSSDFTVSMKGDSIVFTGYGDGPGVGLCLYTANKMAEKGEKAPKILSTFFPETKIEKTRNLPAPGAKVDKTK
- the ruvB gene encoding Holliday junction branch migration DNA helicase RuvB, with protein sequence MSHPSIQSSWVKPDETFELQIRPQSMRDFIGQEQLQKRLEVFLGAAKLRKESLGHCLFHGPPGLGKTTLANILAKTMGTDLVVSSGPMLEKPGDLAGILTNLKDGDIFFIDEIHRLPRQVEEYLYSAMEDFALDILIDSGPSSRSVQVKLNRFCLVGATTRSGLLSSPMRSRFAFTCRLDYYEPQVLKEIVIRTARILNIEIDGEGALEISRRARGTPRIVNHLLRWVRDFAQMKNRKSIDSNTACEALEMLAIDQRGLDEMDKKILSVIIDHYEGGPVGVKTLSVAVGEEESTLEEVYEPYLILQGFIKRTPRGREATSLAYQHLRGRVPQKISDGETT